A single window of Streptomyces aquilus DNA harbors:
- a CDS encoding SpoIIE family protein phosphatase, which produces MTGSGEDAHRAPGRLAALLIDASTEAIGAAGGHAGGVYLRSHTPGVLRLAVLAGLPGPLFKPWWRLHADRPFPVADAYRLGVHVVLPNATETMRRYPQFAAGLPFQFGSLYVPVVGASETYGVLTVLRPAVPDAAEVLPARERLTRVAEELAARLDDHREAVAWEGEPLCVRPPTAHPSEGRLGRFAWDPASGVVTADAPLHALLGVAPTEFDGTVQALAEALSPADTERVLAALQETAASRPPPSLPLYVRAPDGGLRLMEFWTPDPGPSDSDTRPVRGFVLDPGPSVAGDAAADLLPEGVFCLDRLGLVAYANPRAAQLLQRPRDLLLGRSLWESVPWLNQPDVEDHLRGALLSPDPVHLHVRRPPGPANDSYEGDWLALSVYPGPDVLTCTVQPTSRMPDAAEAADGADTAGASSLAPLYRPIVLAIALTEAVTARQVSAVVMRELLPAFGGRRFALYLLQDRHLFLAWESGFPPGFLAPFDGVGLDARLPGVETLTTGRPLFFDSMEQLSAAYPGIALDATEGARAFLPLIASGRPVGSCILGFDRQRSFSGEERSVLTALAGLIAHAMEKAQRYESEASLARGLQQALLPRRLTDHPLVETAGRYLPGTQGMEVGGDWYDVVESGDGLALVIGDVQGHGVQAAATMGQLRSAVRAFALGDRPPDEVMSGTNHLLIDLDPGQFASCCYIRLDPATGIARAARAGHPPPLLRNPDGSTRVLDLPGGVVLGVDPGARYPVTELQVEPGAVLALYTDGLVERPGIDIDDGISALRVALTRAGNPSTRLADLADRLTTAARHTVERPDDIALLLATRRPERRRRQR; this is translated from the coding sequence ATGACTGGGAGCGGCGAGGACGCGCACCGGGCGCCGGGACGGCTGGCCGCACTGCTGATCGACGCCTCGACGGAGGCGATCGGCGCGGCCGGGGGTCACGCCGGCGGTGTCTACCTGCGCTCGCACACCCCGGGGGTGCTGCGGCTGGCGGTCCTCGCCGGACTGCCGGGGCCGCTGTTCAAGCCCTGGTGGCGGCTGCACGCCGACCGGCCTTTCCCCGTGGCCGACGCCTACCGGCTCGGGGTGCACGTGGTGCTGCCGAACGCCACGGAGACGATGCGCCGCTATCCGCAGTTCGCGGCGGGCCTGCCCTTCCAGTTCGGGTCGCTGTACGTGCCCGTGGTCGGGGCGTCGGAGACGTACGGCGTGCTGACGGTGCTGCGGCCCGCGGTCCCGGACGCCGCCGAGGTGCTGCCCGCGCGCGAGCGGCTGACACGGGTGGCCGAGGAGCTGGCCGCACGTCTGGACGACCACCGGGAGGCGGTCGCCTGGGAAGGCGAGCCCCTGTGCGTACGGCCACCGACCGCGCACCCGTCCGAGGGGCGGCTGGGGCGGTTCGCCTGGGACCCGGCGAGCGGCGTCGTCACCGCCGACGCGCCGCTGCACGCGCTGCTCGGCGTGGCGCCGACCGAGTTCGACGGCACGGTCCAGGCGCTCGCGGAGGCACTGTCCCCGGCCGACACGGAACGGGTGCTGGCGGCGCTCCAGGAGACCGCGGCGAGCCGGCCCCCACCGTCGCTGCCGCTGTATGTGCGGGCCCCGGACGGCGGCCTGCGGCTCATGGAGTTCTGGACCCCGGACCCCGGTCCGTCCGACTCGGACACCCGGCCCGTGCGGGGGTTCGTGCTCGATCCGGGCCCCTCGGTGGCGGGAGACGCGGCCGCCGACCTGCTGCCGGAGGGCGTGTTCTGTCTGGACCGGCTGGGGCTGGTCGCCTACGCCAACCCGCGCGCGGCCCAGCTGCTGCAACGGCCGCGCGATCTGCTCCTCGGGCGCTCGCTGTGGGAGAGCGTGCCCTGGCTGAACCAGCCCGACGTCGAGGACCATCTGCGCGGCGCCCTGCTGTCGCCGGACCCGGTGCATCTGCATGTGCGACGGCCGCCCGGCCCGGCGAACGACTCGTACGAGGGCGACTGGCTGGCACTGTCGGTGTATCCGGGCCCGGACGTGCTGACCTGCACGGTCCAGCCCACGAGCCGGATGCCGGACGCGGCGGAGGCCGCGGACGGCGCCGATACGGCCGGCGCGTCCTCACTGGCCCCGCTGTACCGGCCGATCGTCCTCGCCATCGCCCTGACGGAGGCCGTCACCGCCCGTCAGGTCTCGGCCGTGGTGATGCGGGAGCTGCTGCCGGCGTTCGGCGGCCGGCGGTTCGCGCTGTACCTCCTTCAGGACCGGCATCTGTTCCTGGCCTGGGAGTCCGGTTTCCCGCCGGGGTTCCTCGCCCCGTTCGACGGCGTGGGCCTCGACGCGCGGCTGCCCGGCGTCGAGACGCTCACCACCGGCCGGCCGCTCTTCTTCGACTCGATGGAACAGCTCTCCGCCGCCTACCCGGGCATCGCGCTGGACGCGACGGAGGGCGCCCGTGCCTTCCTGCCGCTGATCGCCTCGGGGCGCCCGGTCGGCTCCTGCATCCTGGGCTTCGACCGGCAGCGCAGCTTCAGCGGCGAGGAGCGTTCGGTGCTGACCGCGCTCGCCGGGCTGATCGCCCACGCCATGGAGAAGGCCCAGCGCTACGAGAGCGAGGCCTCGCTGGCCCGCGGGCTCCAGCAGGCGCTGCTGCCCCGGCGGCTGACGGACCATCCGCTGGTGGAGACCGCCGGACGCTATCTGCCGGGGACCCAGGGCATGGAGGTCGGCGGCGACTGGTACGACGTCGTCGAGTCGGGGGACGGCCTGGCCCTGGTCATCGGGGACGTGCAGGGACACGGTGTGCAGGCCGCCGCCACGATGGGGCAACTGCGCAGCGCGGTGCGGGCGTTCGCGCTCGGCGACCGGCCGCCCGACGAGGTCATGAGCGGCACGAACCATCTCCTCATCGACCTCGATCCCGGTCAGTTCGCGAGCTGCTGCTACATCCGGCTCGACCCGGCCACCGGAATCGCCCGCGCCGCCCGGGCCGGCCATCCCCCGCCCCTGCTGCGCAACCCCGACGGCAGCACCCGCGTCCTCGACCTGCCCGGCGGTGTCGTCCTCGGCGTCGATCCCGGGGCCCGTTACCCGGTCACCGAGTTGCAGGTGGAGCCCGGCGCCGTCCTCGCGCTCTACACCGACGGTCTCGTCGAGCGGCCCGGCATCGACATCGACGACGGCATCAGCGCCCTGCGGGTGGCCCTGACCCGGGCCGGCAACCCCTCGACCCGCCTCGCGGACCTCGCCGACCGCCTCACCACGGCGGCCCGGCACACGGTCGAACGGCCGGACGACATCGCCCTGCTGCTGGCGACCCGGCGCCCGGAGCGAAGGCGGCGCCAGCGATGA
- a CDS encoding serine hydrolase domain-containing protein, with protein MADIRGSYDDLFMAVPNALAAFLDEGDTGGSAAVFVDGKPVVDVWGGYADAGRSRPWERDTVTNVFSVTKTMTALAAIILVDRLELDLDAPVARYWPEFAAAGKDKVLVRHLLSHTAGLPDYDGPVAEIYDWPAVTARLAALAPQWEPGTAAGYHSLTQGFLVGEVVRRITGRTLGTFFAEEVAGPIGADFRIGVGPEDDHRVALAVPPPGHDEDYTASAPNAAPRPAAATALRVRDANSMAWRRAEIPAANGYGNARSVALVQSVMACAGGIGPVRLLSPGGCGVAWEEQFAGEDRTLGMPMRWGLGYGLFGTAYGWGGWGGSVVMVDPSARMAVAYVTSQMREPANDQRGLEIVSAAYEGLQGLST; from the coding sequence ATGGCAGACATCCGGGGCTCGTACGACGACCTGTTCATGGCGGTGCCCAACGCGCTGGCCGCCTTTCTGGACGAGGGCGACACCGGCGGATCGGCGGCGGTGTTCGTCGACGGCAAGCCCGTGGTGGACGTGTGGGGCGGGTACGCGGACGCCGGGCGGAGCAGGCCCTGGGAGCGGGACACCGTCACGAACGTCTTCTCGGTGACCAAGACGATGACGGCTCTGGCCGCGATCATCCTGGTGGACCGCCTCGAACTCGACCTGGACGCGCCGGTCGCCCGCTACTGGCCCGAGTTCGCCGCGGCGGGCAAGGACAAGGTGCTCGTACGGCATCTGCTGTCGCACACCGCGGGCCTGCCCGACTACGACGGGCCCGTCGCCGAGATCTACGACTGGCCCGCCGTGACGGCCCGGCTCGCGGCGCTGGCCCCGCAGTGGGAGCCGGGGACCGCGGCCGGCTACCACTCCCTCACGCAGGGCTTCCTGGTGGGCGAGGTGGTGCGCCGGATCACCGGCCGCACCCTGGGCACGTTCTTCGCCGAGGAGGTGGCGGGGCCGATCGGAGCCGACTTCCGCATCGGCGTGGGCCCCGAGGACGACCACCGCGTGGCGCTCGCCGTCCCGCCGCCCGGGCACGACGAGGACTACACCGCGAGCGCCCCGAACGCGGCGCCCCGGCCGGCCGCCGCGACCGCGCTCCGGGTCCGGGACGCCAACAGCATGGCCTGGCGCCGGGCCGAGATCCCCGCGGCCAACGGCTACGGCAATGCCCGCTCCGTCGCCCTGGTGCAGTCCGTGATGGCCTGCGCGGGTGGGATCGGCCCGGTCCGGCTGCTGTCCCCGGGCGGGTGCGGGGTGGCGTGGGAGGAGCAGTTCGCCGGTGAGGACCGCACCCTCGGCATGCCGATGCGCTGGGGCCTGGGGTACGGCCTGTTCGGCACGGCGTACGGCTGGGGCGGGTGGGGCGGCTCGGTCGTCATGGTCGATCCCTCGGCCCGCATGGCGGTCGCGTACGTGACCAGCCAGATGCGCGAGCCGGCGAACGACCAGCGGGGCCTGGAGATCGTCTCGGCGGCCTACGAGGGCCTCCAGGGCCTGTCCACCTGA
- a CDS encoding PP2C family protein-serine/threonine phosphatase, with the protein MADAGIDYAAVFQALPGMVAVLTPELVYVDANEEFVRMSGRSRQQLVGHYLFDVFPDNPGDPAASGMRNLAASLQRVLATGERDTMAVQRYDVQSLEQPGCWEERYWSPVNAPVFGPDGKVALLVHRVEEVTEFIRDRGGPVDTRARALEAELYLRARELQQVNERLRKAHAREREVALALQEAMLPAPRQVRDHRAAVRYRPAVGALNVCGDWYDLVERIGGDRICVAVGDVVGHGLAAACVMGQLRSALSAASRVAEGPAQALDVLGRYANVVPGAESATVVTTFVDFDVRTVTYSSAGHLPPALVHADGRVEFLDAATDPPLDASPDPVSRPEATAGFREGDTLVLYTDGLVERRREDIDAGLARLADSLARNRRADPAAMADAVLQELLPPEGATDDTALIVVRL; encoded by the coding sequence ATGGCGGACGCTGGGATCGACTACGCAGCGGTGTTCCAGGCCCTGCCCGGGATGGTGGCGGTCCTGACCCCCGAGCTGGTGTACGTGGACGCCAACGAGGAGTTCGTCCGCATGTCCGGACGCAGCAGACAGCAGCTCGTCGGCCACTACCTCTTCGACGTCTTCCCCGACAACCCGGGCGACCCGGCCGCCTCCGGCATGCGCAACCTCGCCGCCTCCCTCCAGCGCGTCCTGGCCACCGGCGAGCGCGACACCATGGCCGTCCAGCGCTACGACGTCCAGTCCCTGGAGCAGCCGGGGTGCTGGGAGGAGCGCTACTGGAGCCCCGTCAACGCCCCCGTGTTCGGGCCGGACGGGAAGGTCGCCCTGTTGGTGCACCGGGTGGAGGAGGTCACCGAGTTCATCCGCGACCGCGGCGGCCCCGTCGACACCCGGGCCCGCGCGCTGGAGGCCGAACTGTACCTTCGCGCCCGGGAGTTGCAGCAGGTCAACGAACGGCTGAGAAAGGCCCACGCCCGCGAGCGCGAGGTCGCCCTGGCCCTCCAGGAGGCGATGCTCCCGGCGCCGCGGCAGGTCCGCGACCACCGGGCCGCCGTACGCTACCGGCCCGCCGTCGGCGCGCTGAACGTCTGCGGCGACTGGTACGACCTGGTGGAACGGATCGGCGGCGACCGCATCTGTGTGGCGGTCGGCGACGTCGTCGGGCACGGACTGGCGGCGGCCTGTGTGATGGGCCAGCTGCGCAGCGCGCTGAGCGCCGCGTCCCGGGTGGCCGAGGGGCCGGCGCAGGCCCTCGACGTCCTGGGCCGGTACGCGAACGTCGTCCCCGGCGCCGAGTCCGCGACGGTGGTCACCACGTTCGTCGACTTCGACGTCCGGACCGTCACCTACAGCAGCGCCGGCCACCTCCCGCCGGCACTCGTCCACGCCGACGGCCGGGTGGAGTTCCTCGACGCGGCCACGGACCCGCCGCTGGACGCCAGCCCCGACCCCGTCTCACGCCCCGAGGCGACGGCCGGCTTCCGCGAGGGCGACACCCTGGTCCTGTACACCGACGGGCTGGTGGAACGCCGCCGCGAGGACATCGACGCGGGCCTGGCACGCCTGGCGGACTCCCTCGCCCGCAACCGCAGGGCTGATCCGGCGGCGATGGCGGACGCGGTCCTCCAGGAACTGCTGCCGCCGGAAGGCGCGACGGACGACACAGCGTTGATCGTCGTACGGCTGTGA
- a CDS encoding MFS transporter — MGARRSLGRSFGWLWAAYGVSALGTWLAFDAFALVAILVLHTGPAQVSALSAAGLAVGAVVAVPLGPWVEFRRKRPVMIGMDLVRCAALMTIPVAFALDRLTFGQLLVVSVVVSAADITFTAASGACLKALVPREDLLVANGRFEATTWSTTMVGPPLGGAVIAVFGPVTTIAANAVSFLLSAGGIRAMGGTEPRPARPSVHAKLRTGDLLHGWRFLLTHATLRPLFLNNALVNGLIMAAQPPLAVLMLGRLHFAPWQYGLAFAVPCLGGLIGSRLSRRLVTRFGQRRVLLVAGTLRACWGLGLAFVGPGAAGLLLVMAVEFGLIICAAVFTPVLSTYRLERTPTDRLARTLSAWSITVKLSIAALTALWGLLAAATGPRVAIATAGLLLLATPFLLPRRALRVGEADGEEGDDGDDGDDGDDRSDPSLTAAR, encoded by the coding sequence ATGGGGGCGAGACGTTCGCTCGGGCGGTCCTTCGGGTGGCTGTGGGCGGCGTACGGGGTCAGCGCGCTCGGCACCTGGCTCGCCTTCGACGCGTTCGCGCTGGTCGCGATCCTCGTCCTGCACACCGGGCCGGCCCAGGTGTCGGCGCTGTCGGCGGCCGGGCTCGCGGTCGGGGCGGTGGTGGCGGTGCCACTGGGGCCGTGGGTGGAGTTCCGCCGGAAACGGCCGGTGATGATCGGGATGGACCTGGTCCGGTGCGCCGCGCTGATGACGATCCCGGTCGCGTTCGCCCTCGACCGGCTGACGTTCGGACAACTCCTGGTTGTGTCGGTGGTCGTCTCCGCGGCCGACATCACCTTCACCGCCGCGTCCGGCGCGTGCCTCAAGGCGCTGGTGCCGCGGGAGGATCTGCTCGTCGCCAACGGGCGGTTCGAGGCGACGACCTGGAGCACCACCATGGTGGGCCCGCCGCTCGGCGGCGCCGTGATCGCCGTGTTCGGGCCGGTGACGACCATCGCCGCCAACGCGGTCAGCTTCCTGCTCTCGGCCGGCGGAATCCGCGCCATGGGCGGCACCGAGCCCCGGCCCGCACGCCCCTCGGTCCACGCGAAGCTCCGGACCGGTGACCTCCTCCACGGCTGGCGCTTCCTCCTCACCCACGCGACGCTGCGCCCCCTGTTCCTCAACAACGCCCTCGTGAACGGTCTGATCATGGCGGCCCAGCCGCCCCTCGCCGTCCTCATGCTCGGCCGTCTCCACTTCGCGCCCTGGCAGTACGGGCTCGCCTTCGCCGTGCCGTGCCTGGGCGGGCTGATCGGGTCGCGGCTGTCCCGGCGCCTGGTCACCCGGTTCGGGCAGCGCAGGGTCCTGCTCGTCGCCGGGACGCTGCGGGCGTGCTGGGGACTGGGGCTGGCCTTCGTCGGGCCCGGAGCGGCGGGGCTGCTGCTCGTCATGGCCGTGGAGTTCGGGCTGATCATCTGCGCGGCCGTGTTCACGCCCGTCCTGTCGACCTACCGGCTGGAGCGCACCCCGACCGACCGCCTCGCCCGCACGCTGTCCGCCTGGTCCATCACGGTCAAGCTGTCCATCGCCGCGCTCACCGCGCTGTGGGGCCTGCTCGCCGCCGCCACGGGCCCGCGCGTCGCCATCGCCACCGCCGGGCTGCTGCTCCTCGCGACACCGTTCCTGCTGCCGCGGCGAGCGCTGCGCGTGGGCGAGGCCGACGGGGAGGAAGGGGATGACGGAGATGATGGGGACGACGGGGACGACCGTTCGGACCCGTCACTCACGGCCGCGCGCTGA
- a CDS encoding LysR family transcriptional regulator — MDLDGVRTFVTAADAGRFQDAAATLSITQQAVSKRVAALEKDLAVRLFTRTARGVRLTIDGQAFLPHARALLDAEERAVASVRPGRRALRVDVIGRRLAPADVLRGFHRAHPDVELDVVTLFDAKEAFAAVRSGTIDASFRAVTLPARRLPDGIATARVHDEPVQLLTGPRHALAAARSVTPDRLVGHRIWMPGLVDGTEWAAYYDDFAAAFGLTIEATGPDFGTDPLLDTIADSSSLATLVGAQTRLGWPADHDLRRIALHDPMPVYPHSLIWRADNPHPALTALRAHLDAARQGHGTRQVWTPHWAR; from the coding sequence ATGGACCTCGACGGTGTGCGCACGTTCGTGACGGCCGCGGACGCGGGACGCTTCCAGGACGCCGCCGCGACCCTGTCGATCACCCAGCAGGCGGTCTCCAAACGCGTCGCCGCGCTCGAGAAGGACCTGGCCGTACGGCTGTTCACCCGCACGGCCAGGGGAGTGCGGCTCACCATCGACGGCCAGGCGTTCCTGCCCCACGCCCGGGCCCTCCTCGACGCCGAGGAACGGGCCGTCGCCTCCGTGCGGCCCGGCCGCCGCGCGCTGCGCGTGGACGTCATCGGGCGCCGGCTGGCCCCGGCGGACGTCCTGCGCGGCTTCCATCGCGCCCATCCGGACGTCGAACTGGACGTGGTGACCCTCTTCGACGCCAAGGAGGCCTTCGCCGCGGTCCGCTCCGGCACGATCGACGCGTCCTTCCGTGCCGTCACCCTCCCCGCCCGCAGGCTCCCCGACGGCATCGCCACCGCCCGCGTCCACGACGAGCCCGTCCAGCTGCTGACCGGCCCCCGGCACGCGCTCGCCGCGGCCCGCTCCGTGACCCCTGACCGGCTCGTGGGCCACCGGATCTGGATGCCCGGCCTCGTCGACGGCACCGAGTGGGCCGCCTACTACGACGACTTCGCCGCCGCGTTCGGCCTCACCATCGAGGCCACCGGACCCGACTTCGGCACCGACCCGCTCCTGGACACCATCGCCGACTCGTCCTCCCTGGCCACCTTGGTCGGCGCGCAGACCCGCCTCGGCTGGCCCGCCGACCACGACCTGCGGCGCATCGCCCTGCACGACCCGATGCCGGTCTACCCGCACTCCCTGATCTGGCGCGCCGACAACCCCCACCCGGCCCTCACCGCCCTGCGCGCCCACCTCGACGCCGCCCGGCAGGGGCACGGCACGAGGCAGGTCTGGACGCCGCACTGGGCGCGGTGA
- a CDS encoding serine hydrolase domain-containing protein, whose product MPLRSSLRAASVAALCVAVLTPVTAFSPASATPARGDDHRLQEQLDRFVRSEGGPPGVIAVLDYGPKTRVLTAGTADVRTGRPPHPDDHMRIASTAKAFSGAVALALADRGALDLDDTLRDRLPRLPQAWGAVTLRQLLQHTSGLPDFSESTAFRAEILADPRHHFDSRRLLDYVADQPLRFPPGSRYQYSNSDNIAVALMAEAATGRPYERLLRDLVDTPLGLHRTSLPQGYRMPKPYLHGYAVEPGAAPEDVSEVLGMSGVWASGGIVSTPADMTRFIHGYVGGALFGGREIHAQRRWVEGASEPAGPGHNRAGLALFRYDTRCGAVFGHTGNTLGYTQFVAATPDGRRSVTFSATTQINKAMDADQVERMRKIEENLVCALVRGPHA is encoded by the coding sequence ATGCCTCTGCGTTCCAGCCTGCGCGCCGCCTCCGTGGCCGCCCTCTGCGTGGCCGTACTGACCCCGGTCACGGCCTTCAGCCCCGCGTCCGCGACACCGGCGCGCGGCGACGACCACCGACTCCAGGAACAGCTCGACCGGTTCGTCCGCAGCGAGGGCGGCCCGCCCGGCGTCATCGCCGTCCTGGACTACGGCCCGAAGACCCGCGTCCTCACCGCGGGCACCGCCGATGTCCGCACCGGCCGCCCACCCCACCCGGACGACCACATGCGCATCGCCAGCACGGCCAAGGCCTTCAGCGGTGCCGTCGCCCTGGCCCTGGCCGACCGTGGCGCCCTGGACCTCGACGACACCCTGCGCGACCGGCTGCCCCGACTGCCCCAGGCGTGGGGCGCGGTGACACTGCGCCAGCTGCTCCAGCACACCAGTGGGCTGCCGGACTTCTCCGAGAGCACCGCGTTCCGGGCCGAGATCCTCGCCGACCCACGCCACCACTTCGACTCCCGCCGCCTGCTCGACTACGTGGCCGACCAGCCGCTGCGCTTCCCGCCGGGCAGCCGCTACCAGTACTCCAACTCCGACAACATCGCGGTCGCGCTGATGGCGGAGGCGGCGACCGGAAGACCGTACGAACGCCTCCTGCGCGACCTTGTCGACACCCCGCTCGGCCTCCACCGCACGAGCCTTCCGCAGGGCTACCGCATGCCGAAGCCCTATCTGCACGGCTACGCCGTCGAGCCGGGGGCCGCTCCGGAGGACGTCAGCGAGGTGCTGGGCATGTCCGGGGTGTGGGCCTCCGGAGGCATCGTCTCCACACCGGCCGACATGACCCGCTTCATCCACGGCTACGTCGGCGGGGCGCTCTTCGGCGGGCGCGAGATCCACGCGCAGCGACGGTGGGTCGAGGGCGCGTCCGAGCCCGCGGGGCCGGGACACAACCGGGCGGGGCTGGCGCTCTTCCGGTACGACACCCGGTGCGGTGCCGTGTTCGGCCACACCGGCAACACCCTCGGCTACACGCAGTTCGTCGCCGCCACCCCGGACGGGCGCCGCTCGGTGACGTTCTCCGCCACCACCCAGATCAACAAGGCCATGGACGCCGACCAGGTGGAGCGCATGCGCAAGATCGAGGAGAACCTGGTCTGCGCCCTGGTGCGCGGCCCGCACGCCTAG
- a CDS encoding class I SAM-dependent methyltransferase — protein sequence MSERHFDVWAAGDAYERYMGRWSRRVADAFVRWLGCPPQGRWLDIGCGSGALTSTVAVRCRPRALLGVERSAGFAATARAAAPPPARVVVADAQALPVRDAVFDAAVSGLVLNFLPDPGVALGEAARVVRPGGVVAAYVWDYGEGMGFLRHFWAAATAVDPSAADHDEGRRFPLCRPSALRPLWTGAGLTEVTVAPVEIPTLFTDFDDLWTPFLSGQGPAPGYVAALAPDVRERLRRTLHERVPARADGTIALTARAWAVRGRKPGAGAA from the coding sequence GTGAGTGAACGGCACTTCGACGTGTGGGCCGCCGGTGACGCCTACGAGCGGTACATGGGCCGGTGGAGCCGGCGCGTGGCCGACGCGTTCGTCCGGTGGCTGGGCTGTCCGCCCCAGGGCCGGTGGCTGGACATCGGCTGCGGTTCGGGAGCGCTGACCTCGACCGTGGCCGTACGGTGCCGGCCCCGGGCGCTGCTGGGTGTGGAGCGGTCCGCCGGGTTCGCGGCGACGGCACGCGCCGCCGCTCCCCCGCCCGCCCGTGTCGTCGTCGCGGACGCCCAGGCGCTGCCGGTGCGGGACGCGGTCTTCGACGCGGCCGTCAGCGGGCTGGTGCTCAACTTCCTTCCCGATCCCGGCGTCGCGCTGGGGGAGGCGGCGCGGGTGGTACGGCCGGGTGGTGTGGTGGCCGCCTATGTGTGGGACTACGGCGAGGGCATGGGGTTCCTGCGCCACTTCTGGGCCGCCGCGACCGCGGTCGACCCGTCCGCCGCGGACCATGACGAGGGCCGCCGCTTCCCGCTCTGCCGGCCGTCCGCGCTGCGTCCGCTGTGGACCGGGGCGGGGCTGACCGAGGTGACGGTGGCGCCGGTCGAGATCCCCACCCTGTTCACGGACTTCGACGACCTGTGGACCCCGTTCCTGTCCGGCCAGGGCCCGGCACCCGGCTACGTGGCCGCCCTCGCCCCCGACGTCCGGGAGCGGCTGCGGCGGACGCTGCACGAGCGGGTGCCTGCGCGGGCGGACGGGACGATCGCCCTCACGGCCCGCGCCTGGGCCGTACGGGGACGCAAGCCGGGAGCCGGCGCAGCGTGA
- a CDS encoding EamA family transporter translates to MEANSRWVALTAVAPVAWGTNYYVTHEFLPTDRPLYGAALRALPAGLVLLALARRRPHGVWWWRSAVLGLLNVSVFFVLVYAASQLLPTSVASTVMAASPLTMMLIAWSLVAERPGAAHLTGAAIGLAGVCLMLFTGAEGVSVPGVLASGGAMLVSAFGHILTKRWNAGGAVLASTAWQLTAGALFLLPVAAAVEGPPPALSASALLAFAYVSVVATALAFTVWFAGLRHLPSGTVGLIGLLNPVTGVLLGTVVAGEALTVRQLCGLGLVLLGVALGRPGRPRPAPRAVPATCNAP, encoded by the coding sequence ATGGAAGCAAATTCCCGATGGGTGGCGCTGACGGCGGTGGCACCGGTGGCCTGGGGCACCAACTACTACGTCACCCACGAGTTCCTCCCGACGGACCGCCCGCTGTACGGGGCCGCGCTGCGGGCGCTGCCCGCCGGCCTCGTGCTGCTCGCCCTCGCCCGGCGGCGGCCGCACGGGGTGTGGTGGTGGCGCTCGGCGGTGCTCGGGCTGCTCAACGTGAGCGTGTTCTTCGTCCTCGTCTACGCCGCCTCGCAGCTGCTTCCGACGAGCGTGGCCTCGACCGTGATGGCGGCGTCCCCGCTGACGATGATGCTCATCGCCTGGTCCTTGGTCGCCGAGCGGCCCGGCGCCGCGCATCTCACCGGCGCCGCGATCGGGCTCGCCGGGGTCTGTCTGATGCTGTTCACCGGCGCGGAGGGGGTGAGCGTGCCGGGGGTGCTGGCCTCGGGCGGGGCCATGCTGGTGTCGGCGTTCGGCCACATCCTCACCAAGCGGTGGAACGCCGGTGGCGCGGTGCTCGCCTCGACCGCCTGGCAGCTCACCGCCGGAGCACTGTTCCTGCTGCCGGTCGCGGCGGCCGTGGAGGGCCCGCCGCCCGCCCTGTCCGCGTCGGCGCTCCTCGCGTTCGCCTATGTCTCCGTCGTCGCCACGGCTCTGGCCTTCACGGTGTGGTTCGCCGGACTGCGGCACCTGCCGTCGGGGACGGTCGGCCTCATAGGGCTGCTCAATCCCGTGACCGGTGTGCTGCTGGGCACGGTGGTGGCGGGCGAGGCGCTGACCGTGCGGCAGCTGTGCGGGCTGGGGCTGGTGCTGCTCGGGGTCGCGCTCGGCCGCCCGGGACGCCCGAGACCGGCACCCCGGGCCGTGCCCGCGACCTGCAACGCCCCCTGA
- a CDS encoding MarR family winged helix-turn-helix transcriptional regulator, translated as MSESMSGEDRRTPDRVARIQADWRRERPDLDVGPQGVIGRLHRLAGRLTEELVLVYGRHGLGEGEFDVLCALRRAGEPYERAPGELAAHTMVTTGAMTKRIDRLERAGLVTRRRSSDDQRGRIVALTRPGRELIDRAFTDHIRNERRLLDLLTPAEAETLEELLTTWLGRLEPPTGS; from the coding sequence ATGTCCGAGTCCATGTCTGGGGAAGACCGGCGAACGCCGGACCGTGTGGCCCGTATCCAGGCCGACTGGCGCCGCGAGCGACCCGACCTCGACGTCGGCCCGCAGGGAGTGATCGGCAGGCTGCACCGCCTCGCCGGCCGGCTCACCGAGGAACTCGTGCTCGTCTACGGCCGTCACGGCCTCGGCGAGGGGGAGTTCGACGTCCTGTGCGCCCTGCGCCGCGCCGGTGAGCCCTATGAGCGGGCACCCGGCGAGCTCGCCGCGCACACCATGGTGACCACCGGCGCGATGACGAAGCGCATCGACCGTCTGGAGCGGGCCGGACTCGTCACCCGCCGCCGCTCCTCCGACGACCAGCGCGGCCGGATCGTCGCCCTCACCCGGCCCGGCCGCGAACTGATCGACCGGGCCTTCACCGACCACATCCGCAACGAACGCCGGCTGCTGGACCTGCTGACGCCCGCCGAGGCCGAGACCCTCGAAGAGCTGCTCACCACCTGGCTCGGCCGCCTGGAACCCCCGACGGGGAGCTGA